A stretch of the Thermoanaerobaculia bacterium genome encodes the following:
- a CDS encoding thiamine pyrophosphate-dependent enzyme, whose product MQLGRTLDDKAPNYLKQGLGWSYHAPNAGHDGIQLALGLTFRPGRDYLFPYYRDLTTCLAAGLTVEEILWNGMSKASDVASGGRHMSNHFAKPEIGIQNTSSAVSNHAQHATGLGRAVKVYGRDAIVFCSVGESSTSEGYYYEAVNGASCERLPVVFVVQDNGYGISVPKAEQTANEYSSDNFRGFRNVSVIHCDGTDAFDSFRAMREAVAFAGAGRGCAIVHAVCVRIGPHSNSDRQELYRSAEELAAARAADPLPKLRRRLLAEGLATEEELAAIDAENAKAYDEAADRARQAPDPDPASIFEFVSPDPWSPPDAAGVPDGSGDELSLLQALNTTLKEEFRANPDTFLWGQDVANKEKGGVFNVTKGMQQEFGGIRVHNAPIAEDYIVGTANGFSRFDDKIRVVIEGAEFADYFWPAAEQMVEMSHEYWRTHGKFSPNVTIRLASGGYIGGGLYHSQNIEGWLTTLPGVRVVVPAFADDAAGLLRTAIRSRGVTAYLEPKFLYNLPAARAKVPSGFAVPFGKARTRRTGTDLTIVAYGTPVHFALEAAVALEKEGKSVEVLDLRSLVPLDMDAVLASVRKTSRALVAHEDKVHGGFGGEIASQIQQQAFPWLDAPVGRVGSAFTPVGFSRILERAILPNTEKVLAAARDVLSY is encoded by the coding sequence ATGCAGCTCGGCCGCACGCTCGACGACAAGGCGCCGAACTATCTCAAGCAGGGGCTCGGCTGGAGCTATCACGCGCCGAACGCGGGACACGACGGGATCCAGCTGGCGCTCGGGCTGACGTTCCGACCCGGCCGCGACTACCTGTTCCCTTACTACCGCGATCTCACGACCTGCCTCGCCGCGGGGCTCACGGTCGAGGAAATCCTCTGGAACGGGATGTCGAAGGCGTCGGACGTCGCCTCCGGCGGCCGGCACATGTCGAACCATTTCGCGAAGCCGGAAATCGGAATCCAGAACACGTCGTCGGCGGTCTCGAACCACGCGCAGCACGCCACCGGGCTCGGCCGCGCGGTGAAGGTGTACGGGCGCGACGCGATCGTCTTCTGCTCGGTCGGCGAGTCGTCGACCTCGGAGGGGTACTACTACGAAGCCGTCAACGGCGCGAGCTGCGAACGGCTTCCAGTCGTCTTCGTCGTGCAGGACAACGGCTACGGGATCTCTGTTCCGAAGGCGGAGCAGACCGCCAACGAATATTCCTCCGACAACTTCCGTGGCTTCCGGAACGTCTCCGTGATTCATTGCGACGGGACCGACGCGTTCGACTCCTTCCGCGCGATGCGCGAGGCGGTCGCGTTCGCCGGCGCGGGGCGGGGATGCGCGATCGTGCACGCCGTCTGCGTGCGGATCGGCCCCCATTCGAACTCGGACCGGCAGGAGCTCTACCGCTCCGCCGAGGAGCTCGCGGCGGCCCGCGCGGCGGACCCGCTCCCGAAGCTCCGCCGCCGCCTCCTCGCCGAGGGGCTCGCGACCGAGGAAGAGCTCGCCGCGATCGACGCGGAGAACGCAAAGGCCTACGACGAGGCCGCCGACCGCGCGCGGCAGGCGCCCGATCCCGATCCGGCCTCGATCTTCGAGTTCGTCTCGCCCGATCCCTGGTCCCCGCCGGACGCGGCCGGAGTCCCCGACGGCAGCGGAGACGAGCTGTCCCTGCTCCAGGCGCTCAACACGACGCTGAAGGAAGAGTTCCGCGCCAACCCCGACACCTTCCTGTGGGGGCAGGACGTCGCCAACAAGGAGAAGGGCGGCGTGTTCAACGTCACGAAGGGGATGCAGCAGGAGTTCGGCGGGATCCGGGTCCACAACGCCCCGATCGCGGAGGACTACATCGTCGGGACGGCGAACGGCTTCTCCCGGTTCGACGACAAGATCCGCGTCGTGATCGAGGGGGCGGAATTCGCCGATTACTTCTGGCCCGCCGCCGAGCAGATGGTCGAGATGTCGCACGAATACTGGCGCACGCACGGGAAGTTCTCGCCCAACGTGACGATCCGGCTCGCCTCGGGGGGATACATCGGCGGCGGCCTGTACCACTCGCAGAACATCGAAGGATGGCTGACGACCCTTCCCGGCGTCCGGGTGGTCGTGCCGGCCTTCGCCGACGACGCGGCGGGGCTCCTGCGCACGGCGATCCGCTCGCGCGGCGTGACCGCGTACCTCGAGCCCAAGTTCCTCTACAACCTCCCGGCGGCGCGCGCGAAGGTGCCCTCCGGTTTCGCGGTCCCGTTCGGGAAGGCGCGGACGCGGCGGACCGGGACCGACCTGACGATCGTCGCCTACGGCACGCCGGTCCATTTCGCGCTCGAAGCCGCCGTCGCGCTCGAGAAGGAAGGCAAGAGCGTCGAAGTCCTCGACCTGCGCTCCCTGGTCCCGCTCGACATGGACGCGGTGCTCGCTTCCGTGCGGAAGACGAGCCGCGCGCTCGTCGCGCACGAGGACAAGGTCCACGGCGGATTCGGCGGCGAGATCGCCTCACAGATCCAGCAGCAGGCGTTCCCGTGGCTCGACGCACCCGTCGGCCGCGTCGGCTCGGCGTTCACTCCCGTCGGATTCAGCCGGATTCTCGAGCGCGCGATCCTGCCCAACACCGAAAAGGTCCTCGCGGCCGCCAGGGACGTTCTTTCCTACTAG
- the ruvX gene encoding Holliday junction resolvase RuvX: MRYLAVDFGERRIGLATSDATGLIATPRKTVLRTSDRAAIGEIGDFARTEEVEGLVVGLPHHADGRENALAPRVRSFARKLSDALALPVEFVDEHLTSRAAADRYPSAEIDAAAAAVLLDDFLSARAGDRER, encoded by the coding sequence GTGCGATACCTCGCGGTCGACTTCGGCGAGCGGCGGATCGGGCTCGCCACGTCCGACGCGACCGGCCTGATCGCGACCCCCCGGAAGACCGTGCTCCGGACGAGCGACCGGGCCGCGATCGGGGAAATCGGGGATTTCGCGCGGACTGAGGAAGTGGAGGGGCTCGTCGTGGGGCTTCCGCATCATGCCGACGGCCGCGAGAACGCGCTGGCCCCCCGCGTGCGCTCCTTCGCCCGCAAGCTCTCCGACGCCCTCGCGCTCCCCGTCGAGTTCGTCGACGAGCACCTCACCTCCCGCGCGGCGGCCGACCGCTATCCGTCCGCCGAGATCGATGCCGCCGCGGCGGCGGTTCTCCTCGACGACTTCCTCTCGGCGCGGGCCGGCGATCGAGAGCGATGA
- a CDS encoding DinB family protein, with protein sequence MLIRDDLADLYAYNAWANDRMIASVETLSEEEYARVLGGGWPSVADTLAHLASATRAWDERFAGRSPERLLTAADLPRREEAVAMLRAADTTLAERVRESSAADREKILAYTNLQGKTKRVPVWAVFRHAVNHASYHRGQIASMVRMLGKEPKATDLVFWAIVNTSPE encoded by the coding sequence ATGCTGATCCGCGACGACCTCGCCGATCTCTACGCCTACAACGCCTGGGCGAACGACCGGATGATCGCGTCCGTCGAAACGCTCTCCGAGGAGGAGTACGCCCGCGTTCTCGGCGGCGGGTGGCCTTCGGTGGCCGACACGCTCGCCCACCTCGCCTCCGCGACCCGCGCCTGGGACGAACGGTTCGCCGGCCGGTCGCCGGAGCGGCTCCTGACGGCGGCCGATCTTCCGCGGCGCGAGGAGGCGGTCGCGATGCTCCGCGCGGCCGACACGACGCTCGCGGAGCGCGTCCGGGAGTCCTCCGCGGCGGACCGCGAGAAGATCCTGGCCTACACGAACCTCCAGGGGAAGACGAAGAGGGTGCCGGTCTGGGCGGTCTTCCGGCACGCGGTCAACCACGCCTCGTATCACCGCGGGCAGATCGCCTCGATGGTCCGGATGCTCGGCAAGGAGCCGAAGGCGACGGATCTGGTCTTCTGGGCGATCGTCAACACCTCTCCAGAGTGA
- a CDS encoding alanine racemase, which translates to MRSATGIPAAPTPFYLYEPERLAADARRWKDAAAGRARLFYPYKTNRHPPVLDFLAREGFGAEINIAADLPDALARGLSGDRLLVQGPAKGAELVDRVIAAGGTLVADGPEDLASILVRAREAGRPPRYLIRLRTPEARLGQRAFGFDPEDVAELARRALRSGGPPRGIAFHLGTGIPSSAPYRASLRTALRTARALREIGAPPAVVDVGGGFSSPAETRFDDRGRTRRAAWTDPEKIVRTLRADARRSIGEVEVWMEPGRAIVAGAFRLVCTVLRVRGGREVFVDASRMAHAFFVARGSHPVTFLPKRRGRPVDLVISGPLGTDLDVLVRRLRGVAPKEGDTVVFGGVGAYNLIAANEWAGPIPPVVTA; encoded by the coding sequence GTGAGAAGCGCCACGGGGATCCCCGCCGCTCCGACTCCCTTCTACCTGTATGAGCCGGAGCGGCTGGCGGCCGACGCCCGCCGGTGGAAGGATGCCGCGGCCGGGCGCGCCCGGCTGTTCTATCCCTACAAGACCAACCGCCATCCGCCCGTCCTCGACTTCCTCGCGCGCGAAGGATTCGGCGCCGAGATCAACATCGCCGCCGATCTGCCCGACGCCCTCGCCCGGGGCCTCTCGGGAGATCGGCTCCTCGTCCAGGGCCCGGCGAAGGGAGCGGAGCTCGTCGACCGCGTCATCGCCGCCGGGGGAACGCTCGTCGCCGACGGCCCCGAAGACCTCGCGTCGATCCTCGTGCGGGCGCGGGAAGCGGGCCGTCCGCCACGGTACCTGATCCGCCTTCGGACGCCGGAGGCGCGACTCGGGCAGCGCGCGTTCGGCTTCGATCCCGAGGACGTCGCGGAGCTCGCTCGAAGGGCTCTTCGCTCGGGCGGGCCTCCCCGGGGGATCGCGTTCCACCTCGGAACCGGAATTCCGAGCTCCGCGCCCTATCGCGCGTCGCTCCGCACCGCCTTGCGGACCGCGCGCGCTCTGCGGGAGATCGGGGCGCCTCCCGCAGTCGTCGACGTCGGCGGAGGCTTCAGCTCGCCGGCGGAAACGCGCTTCGACGACCGCGGCCGGACGCGGCGGGCGGCATGGACCGATCCGGAGAAGATCGTGCGCACCCTCCGCGCCGACGCGCGGCGATCGATCGGAGAGGTGGAGGTCTGGATGGAGCCGGGACGGGCGATCGTCGCCGGGGCGTTCCGGCTCGTCTGCACGGTGCTGCGCGTCCGCGGCGGCCGAGAGGTGTTCGTCGACGCGAGCCGGATGGCGCACGCCTTCTTCGTCGCGCGCGGCTCGCACCCGGTGACGTTCCTTCCGAAGCGTCGCGGCCGCCCGGTCGATCTCGTGATCTCGGGTCCGCTCGGGACGGACCTCGACGTCCTCGTCCGGCGGCTGCGCGGGGTGGCGCCGAAGGAGGGGGACACGGTCGTCTTCGGCGGCGTGGGCGCGTACAACCTGATCGCAGCGAATGAGTGGGCGGGGCCCATTCCTCCGGTGGTCACCGCCTGA
- a CDS encoding fatty acid--CoA ligase family protein, protein MSPPSAEGTAATLLEALASAARRAPSKTALRRGADALTYDGLLREIDERAARISARKGWIALDASDPVAFVAGLFAARAAGRGAIAHGAQVPALLRERREALLAGWRAAEGVEATVFFSSGSVGDGRAIPLGDRPLLAAATGYPRPPEIVETDRVAVGVSTAHVFGLVRGTLHPLILGAEVVFFSPRRDPLAEAEALGATVALLAGPHVKLAARSSRRTRLRAVFSGGGSIPEEAVAAVEQRRGVPVRLGYGLTESAGLGSRQRLSERRRPGTSGRPAAGLAVSIVDPETGADLPPGETGEIRLAGDSVFSGYAGPSAADPFDGRGRLATGDLGYFDDQGELVVRGRREFSLVIQGRTVCAEEIEMAIAEHPSVSDVAVSPDDDGFAVLFVPNENEPGGVETVREFVQLRLPAFARPRKVVSVESLPRNSSGKLDRRIVSSWLA, encoded by the coding sequence TTGTCTCCGCCGAGCGCTGAAGGAACCGCGGCGACGCTGCTCGAGGCCCTCGCCTCGGCCGCTCGCCGGGCTCCGTCGAAAACCGCCCTTCGACGCGGCGCCGACGCGCTCACGTACGACGGGCTCCTCCGCGAGATCGACGAGCGGGCGGCGAGGATCTCGGCGCGCAAGGGGTGGATCGCGCTCGACGCGTCGGATCCGGTCGCCTTCGTCGCGGGCCTCTTCGCGGCGCGCGCCGCGGGACGAGGAGCGATCGCCCACGGCGCCCAGGTTCCCGCGCTCCTTCGGGAGCGCCGCGAAGCGCTCCTCGCGGGCTGGAGGGCGGCCGAAGGGGTCGAGGCGACCGTCTTCTTCTCTTCGGGGAGCGTCGGCGACGGGAGGGCGATCCCGCTGGGCGACCGTCCGCTGCTCGCCGCCGCCACGGGTTATCCCCGCCCCCCCGAGATCGTGGAGACGGACCGGGTCGCCGTCGGGGTGTCGACGGCGCACGTCTTCGGGCTCGTGCGCGGCACGCTCCACCCGCTCATCCTCGGCGCGGAAGTCGTCTTCTTCTCGCCCCGACGCGATCCGCTCGCCGAGGCGGAGGCGCTGGGCGCGACGGTGGCCCTGCTCGCCGGCCCGCACGTGAAGCTCGCGGCGCGCTCCTCGCGGCGGACCCGGCTTCGCGCGGTCTTCTCCGGGGGCGGGTCGATCCCGGAAGAGGCGGTCGCCGCCGTCGAGCAGCGCCGCGGGGTGCCCGTTCGGCTCGGGTACGGGCTGACGGAATCGGCGGGGCTCGGATCACGCCAGAGGCTCTCCGAACGCCGCCGTCCGGGAACGAGCGGCCGACCCGCGGCCGGTCTGGCGGTCTCGATCGTCGATCCGGAGACGGGCGCCGACCTGCCCCCCGGCGAGACGGGGGAAATCCGACTCGCCGGAGACAGCGTCTTTTCCGGTTACGCCGGTCCCTCGGCCGCGGACCCGTTCGACGGACGCGGACGGCTCGCCACGGGCGATCTCGGCTACTTCGACGACCAAGGAGAGCTGGTCGTGCGGGGACGACGCGAGTTTTCCCTCGTCATCCAGGGACGGACCGTGTGCGCCGAAGAGATCGAAATGGCGATCGCCGAGCATCCATCGGTCTCGGACGTGGCCGTTTCCCCCGATGACGACGGGTTCGCCGTGCTCTTCGTGCCGAACGAGAACGAACCGGGCGGCGTGGAGACCGTTCGCGAATTCGTGCAGCTCCGGCTGCCGGCCTTCGCCCGGCCCCGGAAGGTCGTTTCGGTCGAATCGCTTCCCCGAAACTCCTCGGGAAAGCTCGATCGGCGGATCGTTTCCTCGTGGCTGGCGTGA
- a CDS encoding class I SAM-dependent methyltransferase — translation MSEYTAIFDARGGHYNLANQRYPLARAEEARAVLEHLELPPAGRAPWLDLAAGGGYLAERARAEGFGSPAFACDASLPFLRESTGYRGRAISQYERLPFGERTFSAAGCLAALHHAEDPAAVAAEMLRVITPGGRAAIGDVAPGSAPAAFLNGFVDRHTDTGHHGRFVPAEHLGAAFASAGGRRVRIEDREVAWHFPSREAAVDFSRELFGVRPGTTDEQIAEGLALVGLAGDAPDVRLPWRMVFVSAER, via the coding sequence ATGTCCGAATACACGGCGATCTTCGACGCGCGGGGCGGCCACTACAACCTCGCCAACCAGCGATATCCGCTCGCCCGCGCCGAGGAAGCGCGGGCGGTCCTCGAACATCTGGAGCTTCCGCCGGCGGGAAGGGCGCCGTGGCTCGATCTCGCGGCCGGCGGCGGGTACCTCGCCGAGCGTGCCCGCGCGGAAGGATTCGGCTCCCCCGCGTTCGCGTGCGACGCGTCCCTCCCCTTTCTCCGGGAATCGACCGGGTACCGCGGCCGCGCGATCTCGCAGTACGAGCGGCTGCCGTTCGGCGAACGGACGTTCTCGGCGGCCGGGTGCCTCGCCGCGCTCCATCACGCCGAGGATCCCGCCGCCGTCGCCGCCGAGATGCTCCGCGTGATCACGCCGGGAGGTCGCGCGGCGATCGGCGACGTCGCGCCGGGCTCCGCTCCCGCCGCCTTCCTGAACGGCTTCGTCGACCGGCACACGGACACCGGACATCACGGACGATTCGTCCCGGCGGAGCACCTGGGCGCCGCGTTCGCTTCCGCCGGGGGACGGCGAGTTCGCATCGAAGATCGGGAGGTCGCCTGGCATTTCCCTTCGCGGGAGGCGGCCGTCGACTTCTCCCGGGAACTCTTCGGCGTTCGGCCCGGGACGACCGACGAACAGATCGCCGAGGGGCTCGCCCTTGTCGGGCTCGCGGGAGACGCGCCGGACGTGCGCCTCCCCTGGAGGATGGTCTTTGTCTCCGCCGAGCGCTGA
- a CDS encoding fumarylacetoacetate hydrolase family protein, producing the protein MKLVTFERGGTEAIGAVTERGIVAFGLLVPELNVPMLELVRRSAALLPLARSVVAGPVPGRAIVPPEEARLLAPIPRPPSMRDGYAFRQHVETARRNRGLPMIEEFDAFPVFYFTNHQAVIGPGELRVGRRRLELLDFELEIAVVVGREVRNPSVTEADTAIFGYTIMNDFSARALQMEEMKLNLGPAKGKDFATAIGPWLVTIDELAPRLTASPSGNVFHAGMTAEVNGVRVSSGNADQMNWTFAQILERAGDGVTLYPGDVIGSGTVGTGCFLELNGSKITHDQWLRPGDSISLAVEGLGTLSHRIVEDPRC; encoded by the coding sequence ATGAAGCTCGTCACCTTCGAGCGCGGCGGCACCGAGGCGATCGGCGCCGTCACGGAACGCGGAATCGTCGCCTTCGGGTTGCTCGTCCCGGAGCTGAACGTGCCGATGCTCGAGCTCGTCCGGCGCTCAGCGGCGCTCCTGCCACTCGCCCGGAGCGTCGTCGCCGGCCCGGTTCCCGGGCGCGCGATCGTTCCGCCGGAAGAAGCGAGGCTCCTCGCTCCGATCCCACGACCTCCGTCGATGCGCGACGGATACGCCTTTCGGCAGCACGTCGAAACCGCGCGGCGCAACCGCGGCCTTCCGATGATCGAGGAGTTCGACGCCTTTCCGGTCTTCTATTTCACGAACCACCAGGCGGTCATCGGCCCGGGGGAGCTGCGCGTCGGACGCCGCCGGCTCGAGCTTCTCGATTTCGAGCTCGAGATCGCCGTCGTGGTCGGCCGCGAGGTCCGGAATCCTTCGGTCACCGAAGCCGACACGGCGATCTTCGGCTATACGATCATGAACGACTTCTCGGCGCGGGCCCTCCAGATGGAGGAGATGAAGCTCAATCTCGGGCCCGCCAAGGGGAAGGACTTCGCGACCGCGATCGGGCCATGGCTCGTCACGATCGACGAGCTGGCGCCGCGGCTGACGGCCTCTCCGTCGGGAAACGTCTTCCACGCCGGGATGACCGCCGAGGTCAACGGCGTCCGCGTCTCGTCGGGGAACGCGGATCAGATGAACTGGACGTTCGCGCAGATCCTCGAGCGCGCGGGCGACGGCGTGACGCTCTACCCGGGCGACGTGATCGGCTCGGGGACGGTCGGGACGGGCTGCTTCCTCGAGCTGAACGGCTCGAAGATCACGCACGACCAGTGGCTCCGGCCCGGCGACTCGATCTCGCTCGCGGTGGAGGGGCTCGGAACGCTCTCTCACCGGATCGTCGAAGATCCCCGATGCTGA
- a CDS encoding TonB family protein: MAENELIPRLFGAYLLTEKLGTDALGKVYRARKIEDAQAFFRLRIFDAAGLDSEPVLIAIEQNGAVHDFLKNPTIARDVELDSVEGDAFLAYREPGGRTLDALLEASHSKPFPIPPEHSLLIAEKIATGLDHAYNSLIDGERTLHGLVWPGFVEISDEGETRLVGFGLSEGVLASRRTPAIQKLLDPYLAPEVRSSGKAAKTGDVYSTAAILFTLLAGAPPPEARAADAVGSARMFGSGEAIPPDIAAVLKVALSEAPDARYETAGALRRELGKLLFSGRYAPSTFNFAFFLTNLLKRDIAEEQKKRNEEAAFDALKYPRPAVTARPPRLVVTPRFGVPVAAVETPEPKRSPVVKIVVGAAIAIAVLGVSGYLLSLKAPKPAPPPPRPAPVAAPAPAPAPPTTGMTPDQFKSEVARRLDEEVKKYETQQKTKQARAEAQARAASLKPVPASIEPSVTAPKPIALPPAAPARAAGAPPVANLRPAPIPIGTAAAPPPAAPTVSRGDLVSISEVDNPPQIVSVVKPEYPPVARRMNISGTVVLAVLVTEAGRVADIRTVREAGGNMGLTQAAQKAVRQWTFRPAMKDGVPVKTWMTIPIPFVL; this comes from the coding sequence ATGGCCGAGAACGAGCTGATCCCGAGGTTGTTCGGGGCGTATCTGCTGACCGAAAAGCTCGGCACGGACGCGCTCGGAAAGGTCTATCGCGCGCGAAAGATCGAGGACGCCCAAGCGTTCTTCCGTCTCCGGATCTTCGACGCGGCGGGACTCGACTCCGAGCCGGTCCTGATCGCGATCGAGCAGAACGGCGCGGTGCACGATTTCCTGAAGAATCCCACGATCGCCCGCGACGTCGAGCTCGACTCGGTGGAGGGAGACGCCTTTCTCGCGTACCGCGAACCGGGCGGCCGGACGCTCGACGCCCTCCTCGAAGCGTCGCACTCCAAGCCGTTTCCCATCCCTCCCGAGCACTCGCTCCTGATCGCCGAGAAGATCGCGACGGGCCTGGATCACGCCTACAACAGCCTGATCGACGGCGAGCGCACCCTGCACGGTCTCGTGTGGCCGGGATTCGTCGAGATCTCCGACGAAGGCGAGACGCGACTCGTCGGCTTCGGCCTGTCGGAAGGGGTGCTCGCGTCCCGGCGCACTCCCGCCATCCAGAAGCTGCTCGACCCGTATCTCGCTCCGGAAGTTCGCTCGTCGGGAAAGGCGGCGAAGACCGGCGACGTCTACTCGACCGCCGCGATCCTCTTCACGCTGCTCGCCGGCGCCCCGCCCCCGGAAGCCCGGGCCGCCGATGCCGTCGGCTCCGCGAGGATGTTCGGGTCGGGCGAGGCGATCCCTCCCGACATCGCCGCCGTGCTGAAGGTCGCGCTGTCGGAAGCTCCCGACGCGCGCTACGAGACGGCGGGCGCGCTCCGCCGCGAGCTCGGCAAGCTCCTCTTCTCGGGCCGCTACGCCCCCTCGACGTTCAACTTCGCGTTCTTCCTCACGAACCTCCTGAAGCGCGACATCGCCGAAGAGCAGAAGAAGCGCAACGAGGAAGCCGCGTTCGACGCGCTGAAGTACCCGCGCCCGGCGGTGACCGCGCGGCCGCCGCGCCTCGTGGTCACGCCCCGGTTCGGCGTTCCCGTCGCCGCCGTCGAGACGCCCGAGCCGAAGCGGTCCCCCGTCGTCAAGATCGTCGTCGGCGCCGCGATCGCGATCGCCGTCCTCGGCGTCTCCGGCTATCTGCTGAGTCTCAAGGCACCGAAACCGGCTCCGCCCCCGCCGCGCCCCGCTCCGGTCGCGGCCCCGGCCCCCGCTCCCGCCCCGCCGACCACCGGAATGACCCCCGACCAGTTCAAGTCGGAAGTCGCGCGGCGCCTCGACGAAGAGGTCAAGAAGTACGAGACCCAGCAGAAGACGAAGCAGGCGCGCGCCGAAGCGCAGGCCCGGGCCGCCTCGCTCAAGCCGGTGCCTGCCTCGATCGAGCCATCGGTCACCGCGCCGAAGCCGATCGCCCTTCCCCCGGCGGCGCCCGCCCGGGCGGCGGGGGCTCCGCCGGTCGCCAATCTCCGGCCGGCCCCGATTCCGATCGGGACGGCAGCCGCCCCGCCGCCCGCGGCGCCGACGGTCAGCCGCGGAGACCTCGTGTCGATTTCCGAAGTCGACAATCCCCCGCAGATCGTGAGCGTCGTCAAGCCGGAGTACCCTCCCGTCGCCCGGCGGATGAACATCAGCGGCACCGTGGTCCTCGCCGTTCTCGTCACGGAGGCGGGACGCGTGGCCGACATCCGCACGGTACGCGAGGCCGGCGGGAACATGGGACTCACGCAGGCGGCGCAGAAAGCGGTCCGCCAGTGGACGTTCCGGCCGGCGATGAAGGACGGGGTTCCCGTCAAGACCTGGATGACGATTCCCATCCCCTTCGTCCTGTAG
- the mltG gene encoding endolytic transglycosylase MltG: MIRHRGRRIVFLLGLLATVVLAIGYLWIRSPRRPGSAERVVVEFPIGTPTRQIFRTLQAKGIARDALLAEIYYRTFRHGVPLRAGEYSFSAGEPLDRAIDLLERGEVVRHVVVVPEGLTNAECFALFVQQGIGTEQGFRRASREPNLLPGPPLAAPDLEGFLFPDTYVVTRSTPTREVVSTMVENFRRHFTPELTRRAEGLGLTVRQAVTVASLVEKETSLPEERPHVAAVYLNRLKIGMRLQCDPTVIYALQERREWTGKLRRSDLDVDSPYNTYLYAGLPPGPICNPGAAALEAAVAPSASRDLYFVARGDGGHYFSRTYADHLAMIEKSRANAAASDAPPEEPPN, translated from the coding sequence ATGATCCGGCACCGCGGGCGCCGCATCGTCTTCCTCCTGGGTCTTCTCGCGACGGTCGTCCTCGCGATCGGCTATCTCTGGATCCGCTCGCCGCGGCGGCCCGGCTCGGCGGAGCGCGTCGTCGTCGAGTTTCCGATCGGAACGCCGACGCGCCAGATCTTCCGGACGCTGCAGGCGAAGGGGATCGCGCGGGACGCGCTGCTCGCCGAAATCTACTATCGCACGTTCCGCCACGGCGTCCCTCTTCGCGCGGGGGAGTACTCGTTCTCGGCGGGCGAGCCGCTGGACCGCGCGATCGATCTCCTCGAACGGGGAGAGGTCGTCCGGCACGTCGTCGTCGTTCCGGAAGGGCTGACGAACGCCGAGTGCTTCGCGCTCTTCGTCCAGCAGGGGATCGGGACCGAGCAGGGATTCCGCCGCGCGTCGCGCGAGCCGAACCTGCTTCCGGGGCCGCCGCTCGCCGCGCCCGACCTCGAGGGGTTCCTCTTCCCCGACACCTACGTGGTCACGCGATCGACACCGACGCGCGAAGTGGTCTCCACGATGGTCGAGAACTTCCGGCGGCATTTCACGCCGGAGCTCACCCGGCGCGCGGAAGGGCTCGGCCTGACCGTGCGCCAGGCGGTGACGGTGGCGTCGCTCGTCGAGAAGGAGACGTCCCTTCCCGAGGAGCGGCCGCACGTCGCGGCCGTGTACCTGAACCGCCTGAAGATCGGCATGCGGCTCCAGTGCGATCCCACCGTCATCTACGCGCTGCAGGAGCGCCGCGAATGGACGGGAAAGCTCCGGCGATCGGACCTCGACGTCGACTCGCCCTACAACACCTACCTCTACGCAGGGCTCCCTCCCGGGCCGATCTGCAACCCGGGGGCCGCCGCGCTCGAAGCGGCGGTGGCTCCCTCCGCGAGCCGCGATCTCTATTTCGTCGCGCGCGGCGACGGGGGGCACTACTTCTCGCGAACCTACGCGGACCATCTCGCGATGATCGAGAAGAGCCGCGCCAACGCGGCGGCGTCGGACGCGCCGCCGGAGGAACCGCCGAATTGA